The Buchnera aphidicola (Brevicoryne brassicae) DNA window TTGCATGTAATCATTCTTTCTTTTTTTAGAAATGCGTTTATTAAAGTAGATTTTCCAGCATTCGGACGACCAATAAAAGCTATTTTTATAATTGATTTTTGTGTTTCTTTATTTGATTTTACTAAATCTTCTTTTTGGTCTGTTGAATTTATCCAGGGAATTAAATATTTTTTAATCAGGGTATTAATTTTTTGATTATGACTAGCAGATATTTTGTGAATTTTTTCAATTCCTAAAGAGTAAAATTCATTAATTTTAGAAAAATCATTAATCCCATCTATTTTATTAATAATAAGAATTGTTTTTTTCTTGTATTGTCTAATATTATTAATAATGTCTATTTCTTGTGGCATTAATCCATCACGTGCACTTACTATAAATAGAATTAAATTTGATTCTTTTATTGCTTCTATTGTTTGTTTTTGTGCTTTTTTTTCTATTTCAGTTAAATTAATGTCTAAACCTGCTGTATCGATTAAAATTATTTTTCTGTTTTCTTCTAATAAGCAATATCCATATTGTCTATCTCTAGTGATTCCTGAATAATTTCCTACTAATGCGTTTCTAGTTTTTGTTAATATATTAAATAAAGTAGATTTTCCTACATTAGTGCGTCCAATTAATGCAATGATAGGTATCATTTTTAATTTATACTCTTTTTAATTGAAATATATTATATTTTTATATTGCATGTATTTTATTTTAATTCATTAATTTTCATTTTAATAATTTCTTTAGATGCATTAGACAATTCTATTGATAAACTTTTTTTCCAACATTTTAATGCTTCCTTTTTTTTGTTTTGTTTAACAAAAATATCACCTTTTATATTTTCAATTATATTTATCCAATTCTTGTTTTTCATAGTTTTGAGGATATTTAATGCTAATTCATATTCGTTTTTTTGTATTTTTATTTTAACCATTCTTAATTTTAAAATGTTCTTTAAGTTTTCCTCATTTGTATATTTTAAGCAATTACTCAATTCGATAAAAGCTTTATCTAAATCATTATTTAAAATAAGTTTTTTTGCTAAAAACATAC harbors:
- a CDS encoding YfgM family protein, translated to MIKKSKKYIIIFIIIFLILSIFLLFKKDFNASYQTNKKTLKYNEIKEKIKFEKFENLNKNKNIILKKNNFYETFNSMFLAKKLILNNDLDKAFIELSNCLKYTNEENLKNILKLRMVKIKIQKNEYELALNILKTMKNKNWINIIENIKGDIFVKQNKKKEALKCWKKSLSIELSNASKEIIKMKINELK